One Vicugna pacos chromosome X, VicPac4, whole genome shotgun sequence DNA window includes the following coding sequences:
- the AKAP17A gene encoding A-kinase anchor protein 17A encodes MAAATIVHDTSEAVELCPSYGLYLKPITKMTISVALPQLKQPGKSISNWEVMERLKGMVHNHQFSTLRISKSTMDFIRFEGEVENKSLVKSFLACLDGKTIKLSGFSDILKVRAAEFKIDFPTRHDWDSFFRDAKDMNETLPGERPDTIHLEGLPCKWFALKESGSEKPSEEVLVKVFERFGEIRNVDIPMLDPYREEMTGRNFHTFSFGGHLNFEAYVQYREYVGFIQAMSALRGMKLMYKGEDGKAVACNIKVSFDSTKHLSDASIKKRQLERQKLQELEQQREEQKRREKEAEERQRAEERKQKELEALERERKREEKVRRREQKQRDRELRRSQKRLEKLQAEEQKRLQEKIRLEERRLLLAQRNLQSIRLVAELLSRAKAAKLQEQEQKEETLRLQQLEERRRLQEAELRRVEEEKERALGLQRRERELRQRLLSLLLSQKADGGPGPGERAVSHELLQPVLDILHTVSAGCAGAAALHPPAGPPPPGVAKESAPRPAGDGAAQNVNGSLPEGAPGPEAPSPRVAAPDDGPSEKRCPGVLACIPDNTQQPKGAPAACDHSAAPRKDACSEQDKCNREPSGGRGRAGGDRGGGGDDRQQRERSRPRRAGSREDGRPQHKERRPHRKRSHPDGSPRRRSASPEHGRSRRSHSRDRHGRRERSRDRRGGSSRKRSRHRRSERSRSGSPGRHRSAWNR; translated from the exons ATGGCCGCGGCTACCATCGTCCACGACACGTCTGAGGCGGTGGAGCTGTGCCCTTCCTACGGCCTGTACCTGAAGCCCATCACGAAGATGACCATCAGCGTGGCGCTCCCGCAGCTGAAGCAGCCGGGCAAGTCCATCTCCAACTGGGAGGTGATGGAGCGGCTCAAGGGCATGGTGCACAACCACCAGTTCTCCACGCTGCGCATCTCCAAGAGCACCATGGACTTCATCCGCTTCGAGGGCGAGGTGGAGAACAAGAGCCTGGTGAAGTCCTTCCTGGCCTGCCTGGACGGCAAGACCATCAAGCTGAGCGGCTTCTCCGACATCCTCAAGGTGCGCGCCGCCGAGTTCAAGATCGACTTCCCCACCCGCCATGACTGGGACTCCTTCTTCCGCGACGCCAAGGACATGAACGAGACGCTGCCCGGGGAGCGGCCGGACACCATCCACCTGGAGGGGCTGCCCTGCAAGTGGTTCGCCCTGAAGGAGTCGGGCTCTGAGAAGCCCAGCGAGGAGGTGCTGGTCAAGGTGTTCGAGCGGTTCGGGGAGATCCGCAACGTGGACATCCCCATGCTGGACCCCTACCGCGAGGAGATGACCGGCCGCAACTTCCACACCTTCAGCTTCGGGGGGCACCTGAACTTCGAGGCCTACGTCCAGTACCGCGAGTACGTGGGCTTCATCCAGGCCATGAGCGCCCTGCGTGGCATGAAGCTCATGTACAAGGGTGAGGACGGCAAGGCCGTGGCCTGCAACATCAAG GTCTCTTTCGATTCGACCAAACACTTGAGCGACGCGTCCATCAAGAAGCGGCAGCTGGAgaggcagaagctgcaggagctggagcAGCAGCGGGAGGAGCAGAAGCGCCGGGAGAAGGAGGCGGAGGAGCGGCAGAGGGCCGAGGAGAG GAAACAGAAGGAGCTGGAGGCGCTGGAGCGCGAGAGGAAGCGGGAGGAGAAGGTGCGCCGGCGGGAGCAGAAGCAGAGGGACCGCGAGCTGCGCCGTAGCCAGAAGAGGCTAGAGAAGCTGCAGGCAGAGGAGCAGAAGAGGCTGCAGGAGAAAATCCGgctggaggagcggcggctgctGCTGGCCCAGCGCAACCTGCAGTCCATCCGGCTCGTCGCCGAGCTGCTGAGCAGGGCCAAG GCGGcgaagctgcaggagcaggagcagaagGAGGAGACGCTGCGGCTGCAGCAGCTGGAGGAGCGGCGGAGGCTGCAGGAGGCGGAGCTGCGGCgcgtggaggaggagaaggagcgcGCGCTGGGGCTGCAGCGCAGGGAGCGGGAGCTACGGCAGCGCCTGCTCAGCCTCCTCCTGAGCCAGAAGGCGGACGGCGGCCCGGGCCCCGGCGAGCGCGCCGTCTCCCACGAGCTGCTGCAGCCCGTGCTGGACATCCTGCACACCGTGTCGGCCGGCTGCGCGGGCGCCGCCGCGCTGCACCCCCCAGCCGGCCCGCCGCCCCCCGGCGTCGCCAAGGAGAGTGCGCCGCGGCCCGCCGGCGACGGCGCGGCCCAGAACGTGAATGGGAGCCTCCCCGAGGGGGCCCCGGGCCCGGAGGCCCCTAGTCCGCGCGTCGCGGCCCCCGACGACGGCCCCTCGGAGAAGAGGTGCCCCGGCGTCCTGGCCTGCATCCCCGACAACACCCAGCAGCCCAAGGGCGCGCCCGCCGCCTGCGACCACAGCGCCGCGCCCAGGAAGGACGCCTGCTCCGAGCAAGACAAGTGTAACCGGGAGCCCAGCGGGGGCCGTGGCCGGGCCGGCGGGgaccgcggcggcggcggcgacgacAGGCAGCAGCGGGAGAGGAGCCGGCCGCGGCGGGCCGGCAGCCGGGAGGACGGGCGGCCGCAGCACAAGGAGCGGCGTCCCCACCGCAAGCGCTCGCACCCGGACGGCAGCCCGCGCCGGCGCAGCGCCAGCCCCGAGCACGGCCGGTCGCGGCGGTCCCACAGCAGAGACCGGCACGGCCGGCGGGAGAGGAGCCGGGACCGCAGGGGCGGCTCCAGCCGGAAGCGCAGCCGCCACCGCCGCAGCGAGCGGTCGCGCTCGGGGTCCCCCGGCCGGCACCGCAGCGCCTGGAACAGGTAA